The following proteins are encoded in a genomic region of Sphingopyxis sp. YF1:
- a CDS encoding NAD(P)-dependent oxidoreductase, translated as MRVLLTGSSGWLGRYLAPLLADNGHAVTGLDVVPGAHTQVVGTVADRALIERTMGDHGIEAVIHGGALHKPDIVRYPRHAFVDVNLTGTLNLIEAAVAAGNDRFLFTSTTSLMVRADVREGAGAAGAWWMDEDFGPLEPRNIYGITKLAAEQACRLVHREHGIAVAILRTGRFFPEDDDTHATPSGPNLKANEMLNRRLTVEDAAAAHLAALAAAPAIGCDTFILSAPPPFARQEAEELARDARAVIARHYPDAAALYAARGWVLPETIDRVYDPSRAERRFGWRAQSDFGSVLAALRDDTPLPFAHDPDYTSPIVAQEREACMC; from the coding sequence ATGCGCGTGCTGCTGACCGGCTCATCTGGCTGGCTGGGGCGTTATCTGGCGCCGCTTCTCGCCGACAATGGCCATGCGGTCACCGGGCTCGATGTCGTTCCCGGCGCGCACACGCAGGTGGTCGGCACCGTTGCCGACCGCGCGTTGATCGAGCGGACGATGGGCGACCATGGCATCGAAGCGGTGATCCATGGCGGCGCGCTCCACAAACCCGACATCGTCCGTTATCCGCGGCACGCATTCGTCGACGTCAATCTGACGGGCACGCTCAACCTGATCGAGGCGGCCGTGGCGGCGGGCAACGACCGCTTCCTCTTTACCTCGACCACTTCGCTGATGGTGCGCGCCGACGTGCGCGAAGGGGCGGGCGCGGCGGGGGCATGGTGGATGGACGAGGATTTCGGCCCGCTCGAACCGCGCAACATCTATGGCATCACCAAGCTTGCCGCGGAACAGGCGTGCCGGCTGGTTCACCGCGAGCATGGCATCGCCGTCGCAATCCTGCGCACCGGGCGTTTCTTTCCCGAGGACGACGACACGCATGCAACCCCGAGCGGGCCGAATTTGAAGGCCAATGAGATGCTCAACCGGCGGCTGACGGTCGAGGATGCCGCGGCGGCGCATCTCGCGGCGCTCGCGGCCGCGCCGGCGATCGGCTGCGACACGTTCATCCTTTCAGCACCGCCGCCCTTCGCGCGTCAAGAGGCCGAAGAGCTGGCCCGCGATGCCCGTGCGGTGATCGCACGGCACTATCCCGACGCAGCGGCGCTCTATGCAGCCCGAGGATGGGTGCTGCCGGAGACGATCGACCGCGTCTATGATCCGTCGCGCGCCGAACGCCGCTTCGGCTGGCGGGCGCAGAGCGATTTCGGCAGCGTGCTCGCCGCGCTGCGGGACGACACGCCGCTGCCCTTCGCGCACGACCCCG